From a region of the Sinorhizobium sp. B11 genome:
- the accD gene encoding acetyl-CoA carboxylase, carboxyltransferase subunit beta — MNWITNYVRPRINSMLGRREVPENLWIKCPETGEMVFHKDLESNKWVIPASGYHMKMPAKARLADLFDNGEYEALPQPKVAQDPLKFRDSKKYSDRLRDSRLKTEQEDTIVAGLGSVQGLKLVAVVHEFNFIGGSLGMAAGEAIVKAFERAIAEKCPLVMFPASGGARMQEGILSLMQLPRTTVAVDLLKEAGQPYIVVLTNPTTGGVTASYAMLGDIHLAEPGAEIGFAGKRVIEQTLREKLPEGFQTSEYLLEHGVVDMVVKRHDIPETLARLLKILTKKPATAANDANGVIALAASA, encoded by the coding sequence TTGAACTGGATCACTAACTACGTTCGCCCGCGGATCAATTCCATGCTGGGCCGTCGCGAAGTGCCGGAGAACCTCTGGATCAAGTGCCCGGAAACGGGTGAGATGGTCTTTCACAAGGACTTGGAAAGCAACAAGTGGGTCATCCCCGCTTCCGGCTACCATATGAAGATGCCGGCAAAGGCGCGCCTTGCCGACCTGTTCGACAACGGCGAATACGAAGCTTTGCCGCAGCCGAAGGTCGCCCAGGATCCGCTGAAGTTCCGCGATTCCAAGAAATACAGCGATCGTCTGCGCGACAGCCGACTCAAGACCGAGCAGGAAGACACGATCGTTGCTGGTCTCGGCAGCGTCCAGGGCCTGAAGCTCGTTGCCGTCGTCCATGAATTCAACTTCATTGGCGGTTCGCTCGGCATGGCTGCCGGCGAAGCGATCGTCAAAGCTTTCGAACGCGCGATTGCGGAAAAGTGCCCGCTCGTGATGTTCCCGGCTTCGGGCGGCGCGCGCATGCAGGAAGGCATCCTGTCGCTGATGCAGCTTCCGCGTACGACGGTCGCCGTCGATTTGCTGAAGGAAGCCGGCCAGCCCTATATCGTGGTTCTGACCAATCCGACTACCGGCGGCGTGACGGCGTCCTATGCGATGCTCGGCGATATTCATCTGGCCGAGCCAGGTGCGGAAATCGGTTTTGCCGGCAAGCGCGTCATCGAGCAGACGCTGCGTGAAAAGCTTCCCGAAGGCTTCCAGACATCGGAATATCTTCTGGAACACGGCGTGGTCGACATGGTCGTCAAACGTCACGATATCCCGGAGACGCTGGCGCGCCTGTTGAAGATCCTGACGAAGAAGCCGGCGACAGCAGCAAATGATGCCAATGGTGTGATTGCTCTGGCGGCGAGCGCCTGA
- the trpA gene encoding tryptophan synthase subunit alpha, with amino-acid sequence MTARMDKRFADLKAEGRPALVTYFMGGDPDYETSLGIMKALPEAGSDVIELGMPFSDPMADGPAIQLAGQRALKGGQTLKKTLQLAADFRKTNDTTPIVMMGYYNPIYIYGVEKFLDDALASGIDGLIIVDLPPEMDDELCVPALKKGINFIRLATPTTDEKRLPTVLKNTSGFVYYVSMNGITGSALPDPSLISGAVERIKDHTDLPVCVGFGVKTAEHAKIIGASADGVVVGTAIVNQVANSLTADGKATADTVQAVATLVRGLSTGTRSARLVAAE; translated from the coding sequence ATGACCGCACGTATGGACAAACGCTTCGCCGACCTGAAGGCGGAAGGTCGCCCGGCGCTCGTAACCTATTTCATGGGCGGCGATCCGGACTACGAAACCTCGCTCGGCATCATGAAGGCGCTGCCGGAAGCCGGCTCCGACGTCATCGAACTCGGCATGCCCTTTTCCGATCCTATGGCCGATGGTCCGGCGATCCAGCTCGCCGGCCAGCGCGCTCTCAAGGGCGGCCAGACGCTGAAGAAGACGCTGCAGCTCGCTGCCGACTTCCGCAAGACCAATGATACGACGCCGATCGTCATGATGGGTTACTACAACCCGATCTACATTTACGGCGTCGAGAAATTTCTCGATGATGCGCTGGCATCCGGCATCGATGGCCTGATCATCGTCGACCTGCCGCCGGAAATGGATGACGAGCTCTGCGTACCGGCTCTGAAGAAGGGCATCAATTTCATCCGTTTGGCTACACCGACGACAGATGAAAAGCGCCTGCCCACCGTTTTGAAGAACACCTCGGGCTTCGTCTACTATGTCTCGATGAACGGCATCACCGGTTCGGCCTTGCCGGATCCGTCGCTGATTTCGGGCGCAGTCGAGCGCATCAAGGACCATACCGATCTCCCCGTCTGCGTCGGTTTCGGCGTCAAAACGGCTGAACACGCAAAGATCATCGGTGCTTCGGCGGACGGCGTCGTCGTTGGTACCGCAATCGTCAATCAGGTGGCCAACAGCCTGACGGCTGACGGGAAGGCGACAGCGGATACGGTTCAGGCCGTTGCGACGCTGGTTCGGGGTCTTTCCACAGGAACGCGTTCGGCGCGCCTTGTTGCTGCCGAATAG
- a CDS encoding bifunctional folylpolyglutamate synthase/dihydrofolate synthase, translating into MTDRGQIAVSEAAREIEKLMGLHPKGYDLSLDRIRRLLEALGNPERNLPPVIHIAGTNGKGSTSAFCRSLLEAAGHSVHVHTSPHLVNWHERYRLGVPAGRGQLVDDAVFADALRRVAKANDGEKITVFEILTAVTFILFSEHPADAAIIEVGLGGRFDATNVIEDPAVSVIMPISLDHQPYLGDRVELIAAEKAGIMKRGHPVVIGHQEYDAALDVLMSTAERLNCPSAVFGQDFIAHEEYGRLIYQDEFGLADLPLPRLPGRHQYANAAAAIRAVKAAGFTVTEPMMEKAMETVEWPGRLQKLTEGRLLSHAPARSEIWVDGGHNPGAGEVIAEAMANFEERQSRPLFLISGMINTKDPVGYFKAFADLAEKIYCVPIRGSEAMIDPVILAHAAYDAGLVAEPMSSVIDALDAIASTIDPGAPPPRILIGGSLYLVGDVLAENGTPPK; encoded by the coding sequence ATGACAGACAGAGGCCAGATCGCGGTGAGTGAGGCGGCGCGGGAGATCGAGAAGCTCATGGGATTGCATCCCAAGGGCTACGATTTGTCATTGGACCGCATCAGACGCCTTCTGGAAGCGCTCGGCAATCCCGAACGCAATCTTCCCCCCGTCATCCATATTGCCGGCACCAACGGCAAGGGCTCGACATCGGCTTTCTGCCGTTCGCTCCTGGAAGCGGCAGGCCACAGCGTCCATGTCCACACCTCTCCACACCTTGTAAACTGGCATGAACGCTACCGTCTTGGTGTTCCAGCTGGGCGTGGACAGTTGGTCGATGATGCTGTCTTCGCCGATGCTCTGAGACGCGTGGCGAAAGCCAATGATGGTGAGAAGATCACCGTCTTTGAAATCCTGACTGCAGTCACTTTCATTCTTTTCTCCGAACATCCGGCCGATGCCGCCATTATCGAGGTAGGCCTCGGCGGTCGTTTTGACGCGACGAACGTGATCGAAGACCCTGCCGTTTCAGTCATCATGCCGATTTCGCTGGATCATCAGCCTTATCTCGGCGACCGGGTGGAGCTGATCGCTGCGGAAAAGGCCGGCATCATGAAGCGCGGGCATCCCGTCGTCATCGGCCATCAGGAATATGACGCGGCGCTCGACGTGCTGATGTCGACCGCCGAGCGGCTGAACTGCCCGAGTGCCGTCTTCGGTCAGGATTTCATCGCCCATGAGGAATATGGCCGGCTGATCTATCAGGATGAGTTCGGCCTGGCGGATCTGCCTTTGCCGCGTCTTCCCGGTCGCCATCAATATGCCAATGCCGCTGCCGCCATCCGCGCCGTCAAGGCCGCGGGCTTTACCGTCACTGAGCCGATGATGGAAAAGGCGATGGAAACGGTGGAGTGGCCCGGCCGTCTTCAGAAATTGACGGAAGGCAGGCTTTTGAGCCATGCACCGGCACGGTCGGAAATCTGGGTCGACGGCGGCCACAACCCGGGTGCGGGTGAAGTGATCGCCGAAGCCATGGCGAATTTCGAAGAGCGCCAGTCCCGCCCGCTGTTCCTGATATCTGGCATGATCAATACCAAGGATCCGGTCGGCTATTTCAAGGCCTTCGCCGACCTGGCAGAGAAGATCTATTGCGTACCGATCCGGGGCAGCGAAGCGATGATCGATCCGGTGATCCTGGCCCATGCCGCGTATGACGCCGGCCTCGTGGCCGAACCGATGTCATCAGTCATCGATGCCCTGGATGCCATCGCTTCGACCATCGACCCTGGGGCCCCTCCACCGCGTATTCTTATTGGCGGCTCTCTTTATCTCGTCGGCGACGTACTGGCGGAAAACGGTACACCCCCCAAATGA